The Lacticaseibacillus pabuli region CCATCTGACCAAGCAACTTGTTGGAGTTATCGAAGCTGACCTGGGCCATCTTAGCGTTGACTTCTTCGAGGTATGCGGAGAGGTCCTTGTGGTTCTTGTAGTCGGCATCAGCCTTCATCTGCAAGTTCCGGCAAGCGCCAACGGTCTTTTGCTCGAAGATGTTTTCGAAGTCTTCGAACAAACCGAAGTTCGTGTCGCCGAAGACACCGAGCGTTGCGCTGAGCCAGTACATCTTGGAGACATCGAAGTCCTTGGTGATGTCTCGGTAAACGGCAGGCGTGTCGTTGATGTTGGCATAGAAAGGCACAACGGCGTTAAAGGTGTTCGGTGCAAAGGCGAGCCAGTGAATTGCGGAGATTTCTTCAGGCACGTTGTTGCGCAACTGGAGAATGTGCAGTTCCTGGTTCCGGTTGATCCCGATTGGCCGGAATTGTTTCTTTTCAGCCTCGGTACCAGTGCCGTATGGGTCGTAAGGGGTGTTTTGGTAGTGAGAAGACAGGACAAACTTCATGTCTTCAACCGAAATCTTCTTATCGGTCCGGCAAATGAATGGGAGATCCTGGTCGATTGGTTCGGTGTCAAATTCAGGATTGAAGTACTTCTGACCGTACCAGGCACGCGGGTTGTTGTAGCGGGTATCCTTGATGGTTGAGCTACCAAAGATGTGACGCATGTCGTAGCCTTCAGGGTCTGGGTTCAAGTGATTCTTAGCAATCAAGTCCTGCAAATCAGCGGATGCCATGTAATCAGGAGAATCAAAGTCAAAGTCATCGATGTTCATGCGGTTCGGGGCAATGACATAGGCATCGTCCGGAATGCGGACGGCCATCCAGTGATGACCGGCGATGGATTCGAAGTACCAGGCTTCGTTCTTGTCGGCAAAGCAAATGCCGTTGGTCTCGTACGTGCCGTACTTTTCGAGCAGGCTGCCCAGACGCTTAACCCCGTCGCGAGCAGAGTGAATGTATGGCAGGGTGATGGTTGGCATGTCTTCTTCGCCAAGTCCTTCATCAACGAGTGGGTCAATACCCAGGATGCGGGAGTTGGTCGTGATGGTTTCGGTTGAACTCATCGCAACGTTTTCGCTGTTGATGCCTGAAGCACCCCAGACCCCTTCAGCAGGGTCCGCGTTTGGCGTTTCAGTGTAACGAAGTGGGTTGTCAGGCAAGTCCAAGTTGAACTTGCTGAGCACGCTCTGGTAGTGCCGTGGCTGATCAGCTGGTTGGATTACAACAAATTTCTGGGGAACCAGTGGGCCAGCGCCATCTTCATTGCGGGCAATCATGACGGAGCCATCAATACTAGCATCCTTACCCACAAGCATCGTGGTACAGGAGCCGTGAACACGTTTAGTCATTCAAGGTCATCTCTTTCAAAATAGTTTGCGCAGTTGCGCTTCAATTAATAGTGTAGGCGAAAGCCGCGTAAAATGCACCCGCTAGTCCCGAATTCGTCATAGTCGGGATAGCTTTGCTGAAAATTAATGACGATTGGTCTCATTTTTCGCGCGCGGCGTTCGAGATGAAAACAGGGGATGCTCTCAGCACATCCTCAATTAGCTTTGTCTGTGAAATGCTTTAATTGCCCGCTGACAAAGCGCTTGACACTAGTAGTGGAAAGCTTTGCGGTTGACTGTTATAATGAGAAAGTGCTAGATTGTACGTTTACTTATGAAAATAACAACAAGTTAGTTTAAGGAGTGGCAGTGTAATGAGTAAGATTTTGATTATTGAAGACGAAAAAAACTTGGCGCGTTTTGTTGAACTCGAATTGAAACATGAGGGTGATGAAACGGCCGTTTACATGAATGGCCGTAAGGGTCTTGACGCCGCATTGAACGAAGATTGGGACGCCATTTTACTTGATTTGATGCTCCCTGATTTGAACGGGCTGGAAATTTGCCGCCGCGTTCGTCAGGTGAAGAGCACCCCAATTATCATGATGACCGCTCGTGATTCTGTCATTGACCGTGTCTCCGGCCTTGACCACGGTGCCGATGACTACATCGTTAAGCCATTTGCCATTGAAGAATTACTTGCACGCCTGCGCGCTTTGCTCCGCCGTGTGAACACCCTGGATGCGTCAAACCAGGCCAAGCAGACGACGATCAAGTACCGCGACCTGGTCATTGAAAAGGAAAACCGCATTGTCCGTCGCGGTGATGACATCATTGAATTGACCAAGCGTGAATACGAACTGCTGCTGACCTTGATGGAAAACATCAACGTTGTGCTGGCACGTGACGTTCTTCTCAGCAAGGTGTGGGGCTACAACTCTGACGTTGAAACCAACGTTGTCGATGTGTACGTCCGCTACATCCGTAACAAGATTGATCGTCCTGGTGAACAGAGCTACATTCAGACCGTTCGGGGTACGGGCTACGTTATGCGTTCCTAATGGCTGATCAACAGAGCCAACCGAAACCGAAGCAACGGTTTGTGTCCTTACGTTGGACCTGGGCAGCCACGGTGGGTTTCGGTATCTTCCTGACGTTTCTCGTCTTTTCGCTTATTATCTATGGCGTGATGCGACAGACCCTGGTTGCTCAAGAGACAAGTACAGTAACTGATACGGTCAACGCGGTTCGTTCGCGGCTCACCCCAGTTGCGAAAAACCTGACTGTGAGTTCTGTGCGCCCGCTGCTTGATAGCAACGTGAGCCAGAACTTTGATCAGTACATGGTTGGCGATACCAGTCGGCGCAGCATTTTTTCAGATTCTACATTCGAAAAAATGTCGCGTGAGGACATTAACGTGACGGTATACGACAAGAGTGGGCGATTGCTGTTCAACTCGCGTAGTACACCGCCAAAGCTTGTGCGGACAACGCCGCTAAAGGTCAAGGCTGAACAACATGCCGGCTTTGATGGCTTGGTTGGTCGCGCGGCGGTTGTCAGTGATTCTACTGGCCGCCGGATTGGTTACGTCCAAGTGGCGGATGCCATGACCGCTTTCCACCAGACGATGAACACCATTACCGCAACGATTTATGCGGTAAGTGCGGCAGCACTGATTTTGTCGGCACTCGTCGGGTTCTGGCTTGCCAACCGCTTCTTGCGGCCCATCAAGCGCATTACGACAACGATTGACAAGATCAACTCGGAGCCGCAGAGTGATGTCCGGATTGAACAAATCAAACACAATGATGAGTTGCACCAACTGATTGACGAGTTTAATGGGATGCTCGATCGGATTCAGCGTTTCATGGACCAGCAGAGTGACTTCGTGGGGGATGTCTCCCACGAGTTGCGCACGCCAGTTGCCGTCATCGAAGGCCACCTTCAGCTGCTCAACCGCTGGGGGAAGGACGATCCTGAGGTCCTCGACGAATCACTGGCTGCTTCACTGCAGGAAATTTCCCGCATGAAGAGTCTCATCCAGGAAATGCTCGACCTGACGCGTGCAGACCAAGTCGACATGCAGTTTCCAACTGCCGTGGCCGATGTGCGTGCCGTGACGACCCAAGTTGTGGGTGACATGCAGATGATTCATCCTGATTTTGCCATCACGCTTGAGGACGAGTTGCACGATGCGGCGTGGGCCCAAATCTACCGGAATCATATGGAACAAATCCTGATTATTCTGATTGATAACGCCATCAAGTACTCGCGCAACCGCAAAGAGGTACACGTCTCGCTCGGCGTGTCGCACAATTCCGTTGACCTGGCCATTCAGGACTTCGGGGAAGGCATTGCGCCTGATGACGTGCCGCGGGTCTTCCACCGCTTCTACCGGGTGGATAAAGCCCGGAGCCGCGAGAAGGGTGGCAATGGTTTGGGGCTGTCGATTGCCAAGCAATTGGTTGACGGCTACCACGGATCCATTAGCGTTGATTCCGCCATTGGTTCCGGCTCCGTCTTCCGGATTTCGTTACCGTTGCTCACAGATGAGCGGCGCGCGGAATTGCAGAAGCTGGACGCCAGCACCGGTGAAGATGCATACTCCGCCATTGAAAAGGATATTGAACATTCACAGTTGTAAGGCTGGTCCGGGTCTCACCAATTTGGTGGGGCCCTTTTTCTGCGCAAAAAAATCCGCAACCCTGACGCGTTGCGGATTTAGCTTCATTTAGTTTTTAGGACGCTGTTGTTTCCCTGCATTACGCTTGCGCAGGTCTGCTTCAGTCGTCGAGGCTGAGTTGGTGACGTCGCGTGGCTTGCGCTTACGCTCGTCAGGATTGCCTTCTTCGGCCTCAGCCGCCATACCCGCGAACTGCGAGAAACTGTCTGGGTTTGGCGCCTTGTCGTTGATGCTACCGTCATCGTCAAACATCGTGGCATCGACAACGATAACCGGTGGCTTCTTGTCATATTCGCTATCCAAACGCTTGCGGATGTTTGGAATAATCATGAAGCTGATGATGGCTTGTTGGACAACCATCATGACACCACCACCGAGGAAGTAGAGACCTAAACCAGCGG contains the following coding sequences:
- a CDS encoding C69 family dipeptidase is translated as MTKRVHGSCTTMLVGKDASIDGSVMIARNEDGAGPLVPQKFVVIQPADQPRHYQSVLSKFNLDLPDNPLRYTETPNADPAEGVWGASGINSENVAMSSTETITTNSRILGIDPLVDEGLGEEDMPTITLPYIHSARDGVKRLGSLLEKYGTYETNGICFADKNEAWYFESIAGHHWMAVRIPDDAYVIAPNRMNIDDFDFDSPDYMASADLQDLIAKNHLNPDPEGYDMRHIFGSSTIKDTRYNNPRAWYGQKYFNPEFDTEPIDQDLPFICRTDKKISVEDMKFVLSSHYQNTPYDPYGTGTEAEKKQFRPIGINRNQELHILQLRNNVPEEISAIHWLAFAPNTFNAVVPFYANINDTPAVYRDITKDFDVSKMYWLSATLGVFGDTNFGLFEDFENIFEQKTVGACRNLQMKADADYKNHKDLSAYLEEVNAKMAQVSFDNSNKLLGQMVALAAPQMKLQFTLND
- a CDS encoding response regulator transcription factor; the encoded protein is MSKILIIEDEKNLARFVELELKHEGDETAVYMNGRKGLDAALNEDWDAILLDLMLPDLNGLEICRRVRQVKSTPIIMMTARDSVIDRVSGLDHGADDYIVKPFAIEELLARLRALLRRVNTLDASNQAKQTTIKYRDLVIEKENRIVRRGDDIIELTKREYELLLTLMENINVVLARDVLLSKVWGYNSDVETNVVDVYVRYIRNKIDRPGEQSYIQTVRGTGYVMRS
- a CDS encoding sensor histidine kinase, whose protein sequence is MADQQSQPKPKQRFVSLRWTWAATVGFGIFLTFLVFSLIIYGVMRQTLVAQETSTVTDTVNAVRSRLTPVAKNLTVSSVRPLLDSNVSQNFDQYMVGDTSRRSIFSDSTFEKMSREDINVTVYDKSGRLLFNSRSTPPKLVRTTPLKVKAEQHAGFDGLVGRAAVVSDSTGRRIGYVQVADAMTAFHQTMNTITATIYAVSAAALILSALVGFWLANRFLRPIKRITTTIDKINSEPQSDVRIEQIKHNDELHQLIDEFNGMLDRIQRFMDQQSDFVGDVSHELRTPVAVIEGHLQLLNRWGKDDPEVLDESLAASLQEISRMKSLIQEMLDLTRADQVDMQFPTAVADVRAVTTQVVGDMQMIHPDFAITLEDELHDAAWAQIYRNHMEQILIILIDNAIKYSRNRKEVHVSLGVSHNSVDLAIQDFGEGIAPDDVPRVFHRFYRVDKARSREKGGNGLGLSIAKQLVDGYHGSISVDSAIGSGSVFRISLPLLTDERRAELQKLDASTGEDAYSAIEKDIEHSQL